A single region of the Gemella sp. zg-570 genome encodes:
- a CDS encoding lantibiotic dehydratase C-terminal domain-containing protein, translating to MNFKKITLRKPVLSMGKFDNSFSDIDIILKFMNIYTPEGKTKYVNRMRYRTNPLFGMVLEHNVTISEKKVEYSYPELKKANIFYVPTGKYFFNREFMDYGDYYELKKNGELIRIEKIYLKDIVEFCTKNRFINNELLYKLLNFRLLGYSDSDIRLLVENLLENKFLLPESEEKIVLSDISEDGILVRPRLSNEMYYLDLPSNDIVELGNFLGRLRKKRNLKGYYELVEEFTDAYSFIKISILDILKNYNFLNKVNEFISINEYDGSEEWTKFICEHLDAYFMTNDKNFLDIRVKKLNFEKNYEYNFDVTVNIIEVKGKLLYNLDTSKPLYRSFSINEEIQENKYSLNYKSENNITNYFLKNKQKKGININYSRNISSDLNLNDLFLTVNEKNREFILTDKDGKQVDISINSPINLKLLDDVCRLLLLVSNIDNIAYNYIPTLIKDYNYIPRLMINRKFIIYREQFVIKYNKLLFSDISKFRDVLLKIYEMCESQDFSYVISDVEIFVDFNDSNVIFFLFKELKKYSILHFKEFIQKDSIIYEKNEHYANEVIISYDVGSHNSKDNCTKLYPIVENPYKRDMLKDWIYLELVLDSFISDVFLALNSILENDIKFFYLFYINGNNERVLRLRCKGINNFHKITFILSSFKLNNFKILPYEKEICRYYNLGIDNFEKFSCEDSKRILNTLKDCVDFDNMTELEKFMLMLENTVYLFDYFSIAYESRYTMLKKYIKGKEDRDKKKLVKININLNKRKIKYFTNKNYIRAEHLSLIHLSNVRLVGNELDIEREVYKYLAIFYKEEKWRTK from the coding sequence ATGAATTTCAAAAAAATAACATTAAGAAAACCAGTATTATCAATGGGGAAATTTGATAATTCTTTCTCAGATATTGATATTATACTAAAATTCATGAATATATATACTCCTGAAGGTAAGACTAAATACGTAAATAGAATGAGGTATAGAACAAATCCTCTATTTGGTATGGTACTAGAACATAATGTGACTATAAGTGAAAAGAAAGTTGAGTATAGTTATCCTGAATTGAAAAAAGCCAATATTTTCTATGTTCCTACTGGAAAATATTTCTTTAATAGGGAATTTATGGACTATGGTGATTACTATGAATTAAAAAAAAATGGTGAATTAATAAGGATAGAAAAAATTTATCTTAAAGATATAGTAGAATTTTGTACAAAAAATAGATTTATAAATAATGAGTTATTATATAAATTATTAAACTTTAGATTACTTGGCTATTCTGATAGTGACATTAGGTTATTAGTCGAAAATTTATTGGAAAATAAGTTTTTACTTCCTGAATCAGAAGAAAAAATAGTATTATCTGATATATCTGAAGATGGGATACTTGTACGTCCAAGATTAAGTAATGAGATGTATTATTTAGATCTTCCAAGTAATGATATAGTAGAATTGGGTAATTTTTTAGGTAGATTGCGTAAAAAGAGAAATCTAAAAGGTTATTATGAATTAGTAGAAGAATTTACAGATGCGTATTCTTTTATAAAAATAAGTATACTAGATATTTTGAAAAACTACAATTTTTTGAATAAAGTAAATGAATTTATATCTATTAATGAGTATGATGGAAGTGAAGAATGGACTAAATTTATATGTGAACACCTAGATGCTTATTTTATGACTAATGATAAAAATTTTTTGGATATTAGAGTAAAAAAACTTAATTTTGAGAAGAACTATGAATATAATTTCGATGTTACTGTTAATATAATAGAAGTTAAAGGAAAATTATTATATAACTTGGATACATCTAAACCTTTATATAGAAGTTTTTCTATAAATGAAGAGATACAAGAAAATAAGTATTCGTTAAATTATAAATCAGAGAATAATATTACTAATTATTTTTTAAAAAATAAACAAAAAAAAGGAATAAATATTAATTATTCAAGAAATATATCTAGCGATTTAAATTTAAATGATTTATTTTTAACTGTGAATGAAAAAAATAGAGAATTTATATTAACTGATAAAGACGGTAAGCAGGTAGATATAAGTATAAATTCACCAATTAATCTAAAATTACTAGATGATGTATGTAGACTTCTATTACTAGTTTCTAATATAGATAATATAGCTTATAATTATATACCAACTTTAATAAAAGATTATAACTATATACCAAGATTAATGATTAATAGAAAATTTATTATTTATAGGGAACAGTTTGTTATTAAGTATAATAAGTTATTATTTTCTGATATATCTAAATTTAGAGACGTACTATTGAAAATATACGAAATGTGTGAATCTCAAGATTTTTCTTATGTAATAAGTGATGTGGAAATATTTGTAGATTTTAATGATAGCAATGTAATTTTTTTCTTATTTAAAGAATTAAAAAAATATTCAATCCTGCATTTTAAAGAATTTATACAGAAAGACAGTATAATATATGAAAAAAATGAACATTATGCTAATGAAGTGATTATTTCATATGATGTAGGTAGTCATAATAGTAAAGATAATTGTACTAAGTTGTACCCAATAGTAGAAAATCCATATAAAAGGGATATGTTGAAAGATTGGATATATTTAGAGTTGGTTTTAGATTCTTTTATAAGTGATGTCTTTCTAGCATTAAATAGTATTTTAGAAAATGACATAAAATTTTTTTATCTATTCTATATTAATGGTAATAATGAAAGAGTATTGAGATTAAGGTGTAAAGGAATAAATAATTTTCATAAAATTACTTTTATATTGAGTAGCTTTAAATTAAATAATTTCAAGATATTACCTTATGAAAAAGAAATTTGCAGATACTATAATTTAGGAATTGATAATTTTGAAAAATTTTCCTGTGAAGATTCAAAAAGAATTTTGAATACTCTAAAAGATTGTGTAGATTTTGATAATATGACCGAATTAGAAAAATTTATGTTGATGTTAGAGAATACAGTATATCTTTTTGATTATTTTTCAATTGCTTATGAGTCTAGATATACAATGCTAAAAAAATATATAAAAGGAAAGGAAGATAGAGATAAAAAAAAATTAGTGAAAATAAATATAAATTTAAATAAAAGAAAAATAAAATATTTTACTAATAAAAATTATATCAGAGCTGAACATCTTTCCCTGATACATTTAAGTAATGTAAGATTAGTGGGGAATGAGTTGGATATTGAAAGAGAAGTGTACAAATATTTAGCAATTTTTTATAAGGAGGAAAAATGGAGAACGAAATAA
- a CDS encoding DUF2087 domain-containing protein, producing MENEIINRYLRNGRLTVIPKKENVKIIIFSYLLGELQKENEMFSEKELNKFLKKYYDDYAILRRYMIDYGFLKRDNYGEKYTINKKVKGE from the coding sequence ATGGAGAACGAAATAATAAATAGATATTTGAGAAATGGACGATTAACTGTTATCCCCAAAAAAGAGAATGTAAAAATAATTATATTTTCATATTTATTGGGTGAATTACAAAAAGAAAATGAAATGTTTTCTGAAAAGGAGCTCAATAAATTTTTGAAAAAATATTATGATGACTATGCTATTTTGAGAAGATATATGATTGACTATGGTTTTTTAAAGAGAGATAATTATGGAGAAAAGTATACAATAAATAAAAAAGTTAAAGGAGAATAG
- a CDS encoding MFS transporter codes for MIKNITNKYFILTSGLAMGIAMFNPILYIFLLNQGFTYSQLGIYLALFFLFSFLTEVPCGVITDVIGVKKTLLLSCIFRVIGLIFLLTQNFYLLLISALFSAIAESFQSGTLQSWIVNSLDEIGKKEEISKIFSRSMMITSSLTMIVGFVSSKILFKHNQSASLIASIIIFSLVFLIVLSAFPRTFLNRGKLDIISIIKNSSEHLKSTVLKLSILKSSTLLILLLLMPSILDAGPSNQWQSIFYIPNLDFLNGYIWVIICISGMLGSFLSEKIGKVESNKLLFTTLLIMNSILVIVIYFINLPILKFLIFIVYIIFFTVLSIRSSVILHEEIILYNKSRTTLVSIFYAVESLIMSAAVFLNGVLSDTFEVTFVWLIFAVFVLLILMIIFGVKRWKNN; via the coding sequence ATGATTAAAAATATTACTAATAAATATTTTATCTTAACTAGTGGTCTTGCTATGGGAATAGCTATGTTTAACCCAATATTATATATTTTTTTATTAAATCAAGGTTTTACCTACTCACAATTAGGGATATATTTAGCATTATTTTTCTTATTTTCATTTTTAACAGAGGTACCTTGTGGAGTAATAACGGATGTAATAGGAGTAAAAAAGACATTACTATTAAGTTGTATTTTTAGAGTGATCGGATTAATTTTTTTATTAACCCAAAATTTTTACTTACTGTTAATTTCAGCATTATTTTCAGCAATTGCAGAATCTTTTCAATCTGGAACTTTACAAAGTTGGATTGTAAATAGTTTGGATGAAATAGGAAAAAAGGAAGAAATTTCAAAAATTTTTTCAAGAAGTATGATGATAACTTCGTCATTAACGATGATTGTTGGTTTTGTGAGTTCTAAAATTTTGTTTAAGCATAATCAAAGTGCGTCACTGATAGCTAGTATTATTATTTTTTCTTTAGTATTTTTAATTGTTTTAAGTGCATTCCCTAGAACATTTTTAAATAGAGGAAAATTAGATATAATAAGTATTATAAAAAATTCATCAGAGCATTTAAAAAGTACAGTTTTAAAATTATCAATTTTGAAAAGTTCAACTTTGCTAATTTTATTGCTATTAATGCCTTCCATTTTAGATGCTGGTCCATCAAATCAATGGCAATCTATTTTTTATATACCTAACCTAGATTTTTTAAATGGGTATATATGGGTGATAATTTGTATTTCAGGAATGTTAGGTAGCTTTTTATCAGAAAAAATAGGGAAAGTCGAGAGTAATAAGTTGTTGTTTACTACTTTACTCATAATGAATAGCATATTAGTAATTGTCATTTATTTTATTAATTTACCAATATTAAAATTTTTAATTTTTATAGTTTATATTATTTTCTTTACGGTACTTTCTATACGATCAAGTGTGATTCTACACGAAGAAATAATATTATATAATAAAAGTAGAACGACCTTAGTTTCTATATTTTACGCAGTAGAATCTTTAATAATGAGTGCAGCAGTTTTCCTTAATGGAGTATTATCTGATACTTTTGAAGTAACATTTGTTTGGTTAATATTCGCTGTATTTGTTTTACTGATACTTATGATTATTTTTGGTGTAAAACGATGGAAAAACAATTAA
- a CDS encoding transposase: protein MRKKVKTICIYIYPPYMKLIKEIFPKAEIIIDRFHIVQNINREFNKYRIQLMNKFKNKERHIYI, encoded by the coding sequence ATAAGAAAAAAAGTAAAAACAATATGTATTTATATATATCCACCCTATATGAAACTAATAAAAGAAATATTTCCTAAAGCAGAAATAATAATAGATAGGTTTCATATAGTACAGAATATAAATAGAGAATTCAATAAATACAGAATACAACTAATGAATAAATTCAAAAATAAAGAAAGGCATATATATATATAA
- a CDS encoding transposase gives MIKAIKTIKKYEDYMINSLRYNYSNGVLEGINNKIKLIKRVSYGYIIL, from the coding sequence ATGATCAAAGCTATTAAAACTATTAAAAAATATGAAGATTATATGATAAATAGCTTGAGATATAACTATTCTAATGGTGTTCTAGAAGGGATTAATAATAAAATAAAACTTATTAAAAGAGTATCTTATGGGTACATCATTTTATAA
- a CDS encoding Panacea domain-containing protein produces the protein MRKFYFNNIDDLINHLFYKYGELSPLKLQKSLYFLFAFYSGNYQAKEKEGVTESSYSDSYPKYLFDANFEAWNYGPVIKEVYKKNKAREYNAKEFKFDLEAKINIEINKFINDVSEMIINKSDFALVDRSHEDYVWKNSFKNKNSKIMKKEDIENEYRKIFQSI, from the coding sequence ATGCGTAAATTTTATTTTAATAATATTGATGATTTAATAAACCATTTATTCTACAAATACGGGGAACTTTCTCCATTAAAATTACAAAAGAGTTTATATTTCTTATTTGCTTTTTATTCTGGAAATTATCAAGCAAAAGAAAAAGAAGGAGTCACTGAATCTTCATATTCAGACTCTTATCCAAAATATTTGTTTGATGCAAATTTTGAAGCATGGAATTATGGTCCGGTCATAAAAGAAGTTTATAAAAAAAATAAAGCTAGAGAATATAATGCTAAAGAGTTTAAATTTGATCTAGAGGCCAAAATTAATATAGAAATTAATAAGTTTATTAATGATGTTTCTGAAATGATTATAAACAAATCAGATTTTGCTCTTGTTGATAGAAGCCATGAAGATTATGTATGGAAAAATTCTTTTAAAAATAAAAATTCTAAGATTATGAAAAAAGAAGATATAGAAAATGAATACAGAAAAATTTTCCAAAGCATTTAA
- a CDS encoding DUF2326 domain-containing protein: MNKIPIKANISEILLNEFGRIESELTTLNYQLKMYEELYKLKIDKENVENELNCIIKSISEKIENTINNQMNEYNDFVCDNKKTAPILNIESIKKYNFYIPNDTGTGSQFRAIIEYDLSLLNKTQLPCIIHDSIILKQTEDEGISKILELYNSFDKQIFIAIDKQNTLPEKARKIIKDTTITSLSPNGNELFGHSWNNKNN; the protein is encoded by the coding sequence TTGAACAAAATTCCTATAAAAGCTAATATATCTGAAATATTACTTAATGAATTTGGTAGAATAGAAAGTGAATTAACAACCCTAAATTATCAGCTTAAAATGTATGAGGAATTATACAAACTAAAAATTGATAAAGAAAATGTTGAAAATGAATTAAATTGTATAATAAAATCTATATCTGAAAAAATAGAAAATACTATAAATAATCAAATGAATGAATACAATGATTTTGTATGTGATAATAAAAAAACAGCACCTATACTGAATATAGAAAGTATTAAAAAATATAACTTTTATATTCCAAATGATACAGGGACTGGTTCTCAATTTAGAGCTATTATTGAATATGATTTAAGTTTATTGAATAAAACTCAATTACCATGTATAATACATGATTCGATAATATTAAAACAAACTGAGGATGAAGGTATTTCAAAAATATTAGAATTATATAATTCATTTGACAAACAAATATTTATAGCAATAGATAAACAAAATACTCTTCCTGAGAAAGCAAGAAAAATAATAAAAGATACAACTATTACTAGTTTATCTCCTAACGGAAATGAACTATTTGGACATTCTTGGAATAATAAGAATAACTAA
- a CDS encoding IS30 family transposase — MQEHYNTKGKHITEKKRYLIEKWKKEGKSNREIARLLGKNHQTINNEIKRGLIDLSFHGGTKEYSAQKAQNDYNHLRLAVGRTDTWTVEKENVIREKIMHKYSPEMISQLLDMPSFTTIYTWIYKGWIAGISRKYLIYPRKTKPIKSNEKRPPRKTNALSIEQRPQEINERKEIGHFEIDLVILNKKRGQQLLTLTDRKTRYEIIRLIPDKTAQSVNTALTSIQQDYLIRSLTADNGSEFLRLDEAITCPIYYAHPFSSYERGSNENANRLIRRWFPKGTTTVTPNEVTAVEQWINRYPRKLFNYVCPYDLPEVANLLL; from the coding sequence ATGCAAGAACATTATAACACAAAAGGCAAACACATTACAGAAAAAAAGCGTTATTTAATTGAAAAATGGAAAAAAGAAGGAAAAAGCAACCGAGAAATCGCTAGATTATTAGGCAAAAATCACCAAACTATTAATAACGAAATTAAACGCGGACTGATTGATTTATCTTTTCATGGTGGCACTAAAGAATACTCTGCTCAAAAAGCACAGAATGATTATAATCATTTACGTTTAGCCGTAGGTAGAACGGATACGTGGACTGTAGAAAAAGAAAATGTAATCAGAGAAAAAATTATGCATAAATATTCCCCTGAAATGATTAGTCAATTACTGGATATGCCGTCTTTTACGACAATTTACACATGGATATATAAAGGATGGATAGCAGGTATTTCACGTAAATATCTGATTTACCCTAGAAAAACTAAACCAATAAAATCAAATGAAAAACGACCACCAAGAAAAACGAATGCCCTTTCTATTGAACAGCGTCCACAAGAGATTAACGAACGAAAAGAAATTGGGCATTTTGAAATTGATTTAGTCATTTTAAACAAGAAACGTGGACAACAGTTATTGACATTAACAGACAGAAAAACACGCTATGAAATCATTCGTCTTATTCCTGATAAAACGGCCCAAAGTGTGAATACCGCTTTGACGTCTATTCAACAAGACTATTTAATTCGCTCTTTAACAGCTGATAATGGTTCTGAATTTTTAAGACTAGACGAAGCCATCACTTGTCCTATTTATTACGCACATCCGTTTTCTTCTTATGAACGAGGTAGTAACGAAAATGCAAATCGATTGATTAGACGATGGTTCCCAAAAGGCACAACAACCGTTACTCCTAACGAAGTAACGGCTGTTGAACAATGGATAAATCGTTATCCACGTAAATTATTTAATTATGTATGTCCTTATGACTTGCCTGAGGTGGCTAACTTACTATTGTAA
- a CDS encoding recombinase family protein, translating to MDLIITKSISRFARNTLDCLHYTRQLKEYKIPVYFEKENINTMGSKVEVLLTIMAFLAQQESESISKNVKMGIQNPLVKTSRWVFSTDIKKGKCGVNHNRFLGYNKDKNGQLVVDPNESHIIKRIFKEYLEGKSLQKIANSLMADNIMTAANLSLCRAGSIRKILTNEKYMGDALLQKTYTVDVLSKKRVVNSGIVSQYYVENSHEGII from the coding sequence ATTGACTTGATTATTACAAAATCCATTAGCCGTTTTGCTAGAAATACACTAGATTGCTTGCATTATACTCGGCAATTAAAAGAGTATAAAATTCCAGTTTATTTTGAAAAAGAAAATATTAACACTATGGGCTCTAAGGTAGAAGTTCTACTCACTATTATGGCCTTTCTTGCACAGCAAGAATCAGAATCCATTAGTAAAAACGTCAAGATGGGTATTCAGAATCCATTAGTAAAAACGTCAAGATGGGTATTCAGTACAGATATCAAAAAGGGGAAGTGCGGGGTCAATCACAATCGTTTTTTAGGGTATAACAAAGACAAGAATGGGCAATTGGTAGTAGATCCAAACGAATCACATATCATTAAACGGATTTTCAAAGAGTATTTAGAGGGAAAAAGTTTACAGAAGATTGCGAATAGTTTGATGGCGGATAATATAATGACTGCAGCTAATCTTAGTTTATGTCGTGCAGGGAGTATTCGAAAAATACTGACTAATGAAAAGTATATGGGAGATGCCTTACTTCAGAAAACTTATACAGTGGATGTATTGAGTAAAAAGAGAGTGGTGAATAGCGGTATAGTATCACAGTATTATGTAGAGAATAGCCATGAAGGCATTATTTAA
- a CDS encoding type II toxin-antitoxin system RelB/DinJ family antitoxin codes for MVMTKTASVNVRIQENIKKQAEQILETIGIPRATAIDMFYRQIIMNKGIPFSVTIPNEVITVDTLSEEELDNILTNGLSQAKEGKSKSMNLVFSKLESEI; via the coding sequence ATGGTAATGACCAAAACAGCTAGCGTTAATGTTAGGATACAAGAAAATATAAAGAAACAAGCAGAACAGATTTTAGAAACAATTGGTATACCTAGAGCAACAGCAATAGACATGTTTTATAGGCAAATTATTATGAATAAAGGTATACCATTTTCAGTAACTATACCTAATGAAGTAATAACTGTAGATACCTTAAGTGAAGAAGAGTTAGATAATATACTTACTAATGGATTATCTCAGGCGAAAGAGGGTAAATCAAAGAGTATGAATTTAGTATTTTCTAAATTAGAAAGCGAGATTTAA
- a CDS encoding type II toxin-antitoxin system RelE/ParE family toxin, whose translation MEKYQIEITSQAVEHLENIITYIKNDLNSPLAARKTLKKLKEGIEKLDIFPERNPKLSEEKYAKEGIRKILIENFYVYYWIDLENKSVQIIAIIYAKRDQLSALLKI comes from the coding sequence ATGGAAAAATACCAAATAGAAATTACATCTCAAGCTGTAGAACATTTAGAAAATATAATAACATATATTAAAAATGATTTAAACTCTCCATTAGCAGCAAGAAAAACATTAAAAAAATTAAAAGAAGGTATTGAAAAATTAGATATATTTCCAGAAAGAAATCCTAAACTTAGTGAAGAAAAATACGCTAAGGAAGGTATTAGAAAAATACTTATTGAAAACTTCTATGTATATTACTGGATAGATTTAGAAAATAAATCCGTACAAATTATCGCAATTATTTATGCCAAAAGGGATCAATTATCTGCTCTTTTGAAAATATAA
- a CDS encoding phage portal protein: MILSRLFKSRDKPINKLSGNNHSFFIGQTASGKRVNEKTAMQMTAVYSCVRILSETLASLPLHIYEITDLGSKKATNHYLYNLLHNEPNNEMTSFIFRETLMTHLLLWGNAYAQIIRNGKGDVLGLYPLMPDKMKVDRDENNTIFYEYTTNDGKVKLTTQDVLHIPGLGFDGLVGYSPIAMAKNAIGMAIAAEEYGAKFFSNGATPSGILEHPGTVKNAEILRKSWTRGFSGKNNHKVAILEEGMKYTPISIAPNEAQFLETRKFQINEIARIFRVPPHMVGDLEKSSFSNIEQQSLEFVKYTLDPWVKRFEQAMTRRLLKSDEKKKYYIKFNVDGLLRGDYQSRMNGYATARQNGWMSANDIRSLENLDLISDEEGGNLYLVNGNMLPLKKAGSYAERLTDYKEENTDEKILELEDSTK; the protein is encoded by the coding sequence ATGATATTAAGTAGACTATTTAAATCAAGAGATAAGCCAATAAATAAATTGAGTGGAAATAACCACTCTTTTTTTATTGGGCAAACAGCAAGTGGCAAAAGAGTAAATGAAAAAACTGCAATGCAGATGACAGCTGTATATTCATGTGTGAGAATATTATCAGAAACCCTCGCTAGTTTACCACTACATATATACGAAATAACAGATTTAGGAAGTAAAAAAGCAACCAACCACTATTTATATAACTTACTCCATAACGAACCTAACAATGAGATGACAAGTTTTATATTTAGAGAAACATTAATGACACATTTATTATTATGGGGGAATGCATATGCTCAAATTATTCGTAATGGGAAAGGTGATGTTTTAGGACTTTACCCACTAATGCCAGATAAAATGAAAGTTGATAGAGATGAAAATAATACAATTTTTTATGAATATACAACAAATGATGGAAAAGTAAAATTAACCACACAAGACGTATTACACATACCAGGATTAGGATTTGATGGCTTAGTAGGTTACTCACCAATAGCTATGGCTAAAAATGCAATTGGTATGGCTATTGCAGCTGAAGAATACGGGGCGAAATTTTTTTCTAATGGAGCGACACCAAGTGGAATATTAGAACATCCTGGTACAGTAAAAAATGCAGAGATTTTAAGGAAAAGTTGGACTAGAGGATTTTCAGGTAAGAATAACCATAAAGTTGCGATACTTGAAGAAGGTATGAAATATACTCCTATTTCAATAGCACCAAATGAAGCACAGTTTTTAGAAACAAGAAAATTTCAAATAAATGAGATAGCTAGAATTTTCAGAGTTCCTCCACACATGGTAGGTGATCTTGAAAAGTCTAGTTTTTCTAATATTGAACAACAATCTCTTGAGTTTGTTAAATATACGCTAGATCCTTGGGTGAAACGTTTTGAACAAGCTATGACTAGGAGATTACTTAAAAGTGATGAAAAGAAAAAATATTATATAAAATTCAATGTTGATGGACTACTTAGAGGAGATTATCAAAGTAGGATGAATGGATATGCAACAGCACGTCAGAATGGTTGGATGAGTGCTAATGATATAAGGAGTTTAGAAAACTTAGATTTGATATCAGATGAGGAAGGAGGAAACTTATATCTAGTCAATGGTAACATGTTACCACTTAAAAAGGCTGGTTCTTATGCAGAGAGATTAACAGATTATAAGGAGGAAAACACAGATGAAAAAATTTTGGAATTGGAAGACAGTACAAAATAA
- a CDS encoding head maturation protease, ClpP-related — protein sequence MKKFWNWKTVQNNNDKPPENILFLNGTIAEESWFDDEVTPQIFKEELIKHSGDITVWINSPGGDCIAAAQIYNLLMEHKGNVKVKIDGIAASAASVVAMAGTEVIMSPVSMLMIHNPMTIAYGSTSEMQRAIDMLSEVKESIINAYEIKTGLSRNKISKLMDNETWMDARKAVELGFADSILKRDEIQDIEIPNVSMLYQEATVQNSMMNKIKETFKNVNEEKIEADSLINRLDLIKNWR from the coding sequence ATGAAAAAATTTTGGAATTGGAAGACAGTACAAAATAATAATGATAAACCACCAGAGAACATATTATTTTTAAATGGAACAATAGCTGAAGAATCGTGGTTTGATGATGAGGTTACTCCACAGATTTTTAAAGAAGAACTAATTAAACATAGTGGAGATATTACTGTATGGATAAATTCACCTGGTGGAGACTGTATTGCAGCCGCACAAATTTATAATCTCTTAATGGAACACAAAGGAAATGTTAAGGTGAAAATTGATGGGATAGCAGCTAGTGCTGCGAGTGTAGTTGCTATGGCAGGAACAGAAGTTATTATGAGTCCTGTTTCAATGCTTATGATTCATAACCCTATGACAATTGCATATGGTAGTACAAGCGAAATGCAAAGAGCTATAGATATGTTAAGTGAGGTTAAAGAATCAATAATTAATGCTTATGAAATAAAAACGGGATTATCACGAAACAAAATATCAAAACTTATGGATAATGAAACATGGATGGATGCAAGAAAAGCAGTTGAACTTGGTTTTGCTGATTCTATCTTAAAACGAGATGAGATTCAGGATATTGAGATTCCAAATGTTAGTATGCTTTATCAAGAAGCAACAGTTCAAAATTCAATGATGAATAAAATCAAAGAAACTTTTAAAAACGTAAACGAAGAAAAAATAGAAGCTGATTCGTTAATAAATAGATTAGATTTAATAAAAAACTGGAGGTAA